The Lonchura striata isolate bLonStr1 chromosome Z, bLonStr1.mat, whole genome shotgun sequence genome window below encodes:
- the TUSC1 gene encoding LOW QUALITY PROTEIN: tumor suppressor candidate gene 1 protein (The sequence of the model RefSeq protein was modified relative to this genomic sequence to represent the inferred CDS: inserted 1 base in 1 codon), whose protein sequence is MRRMRAVGGRWGSGAVPGGRAVLGGAAAGSGGRGGAGEATEAGGGRQGWRGESRGSPQQLAERYADLAASHSEALRQREEREWHNARLRQENARLRLENRRLRRENRSLFRQALLGPGPDKPPADPGDEAEALRTQLGRLQEKHRRALRHLRRCRAAGGPEASRAEEGELEELLLEEDEQPLDXEEPGASRVGGPGGRGGACWCSGPSPPLRARGGSCHFCSRL, encoded by the exons ATGAGGCGCATGCGCGCCGTGGGCGGGCGCTGGGGCAGCGGCGCGGTGCCGGGGGGGCGGGCGGTGCTCGGGGGTGCTgccgccgggagcggcgggcgcggcggggcagGGGAGGCGACCgaggcgggcggcgggcggcagGGCTGGCGGGGCGAGTCGCGGGGTTCGCCGCAGCAGCTGGCGGAGCGGTACGCGGACTTGGCGGCCAGCCACAGCGAGGCGCTGCGACAGCGGGAGGAGCGCGAGTGGCACAACGCGCGGCTGCGCCAGGAGAACGCGCGGCTGCGGCTGGAGAATCGCCGCTTGCGCCGCGAGAACCGCAGCCTCTTCCGACAGGCCCTGCTGGGGCCTGGGCCCGACAAGCCCCCCGCCGACCCGGGCGACGAGGCGGAGGCCCTGCGCACCCAGTTGGGGCGGCTGCAGGAGAAGCACCGCCGGGCCTTGCGGCATCTGCGGCGCTGCCGGGCCGCCGGCGGGCCCGAGGCCTCGCGAGCCGAGGAAGGAGAactggaagagctgctgctggaggaggacgAGCAGCCGCTGG AAGAAGAGCCTGGTGCCAGCCGTGTAGGCGGCCCCGGTGGAAGGGGCGGTGCCTGCTGGTGCTCCGGGCCTTCCCCTCCGTTGCGGGCTAGGGGCGGGTCATGCCATTTTTGCTCCCGGCTGTGA